AAATCGCCATGGGGCCGGATGATGCGCGCGATCCGCGACAATGAAACGGCGGCCGAGGCGATGGGCAAGGATGTGACCGCCCGGCATCTGCAAGTCTTCATCCTCGGCTCGGCCGTGATCGGGATCGCGGGGGCGATGATGATCACGCTGGACGGGCTGATGGCGCCGGTGGGATATAATCCCTTGCGCTACACCTTTCTGATCTGGGTGATGGTGATCGTCGGCGGGTCCGGCAATAACTGGGGTGCGGTCTTGGGCGCAGTGCTGATCTGGTTCCTGTGGATCAAGGCCGAGATCTGGGGGCCGCAACTGATCGCATTGCTGACCTCGCCCATGCCCGATGGCAATCTGAAGGCGCATCTGCTCGATAGCGCCGCCCATATGCGCTTCATCGCCATGGGGCTGGTGCTGCTTCTGGTCCTGCGCTTTGCGCCGCGCGGGCTGGTGCCGGAGAAATAGGCAAGACAATTGCGCGGCGTGCCCAAGAGTGCGCCGCGTCCCTTGGTCAGGCGGGTACGTCAGTTTATGTTCGCCTGACCCGATCCATCCTTGCAGCATCCTGCCCGCGCCCCTATATTCAACCTGTTCGGCTTCGGTCGGGCTATGGACATAAACGCGCTCGTAATAAGCGGATCGGACCCGGGGGCGGTACCCGGCGGCTCCACCAATTACCCTCATTGGGGGAACATGGGGCCGAAACAGGATCGACGAACGTCTAAAGGGGTTTGCTTTGTCCCGGTGAGCTACCACCGTTATCGGTGCTAAATGTACAGTTGCCAATGACAACCGTGCTCCGGTGGCCGTTGCTGCGTAAGCAGTAACCAAACCGAAACCTTAAGCCCTGACGCCTAGCAGCTTCAGGCGGGGCCCGCAGGAGCCTGGCAACAGAATCCTGCACTTTATTTCCCTTGCAGTAACCAGCTGTTGTCGCGGCCGTATCCGGGGCGCGCGCGTCACTGACGAGAAACGGCGCGAGCCAAAGATTACCCGGCCGCAACCTTGCCGAGGACAAGCAAGGTCATCATCCCGAGCGGCGGAAGCGATCTCTGCTCCTCAAGAACCAGTTCCTCTTCTTGCAGGACGGTGTCCATCTCGAAGTCGGAATGCCAGCCGATCGTATTCGAGAGTGGGGCGAAAGCCCTTTCCAGTCTCGCGAGAACGCCCTCTGTCCGGGCAAAGTGGTTGGTGATCACCACCTTGCCGCCCGGTTTGCAGACCCGTGCGATCTCGACCATCACCCTCTCGGGTTCCGGCACGACCGACAGGACATGCATCGCCGCGACCGTATCGAAGTGATTATCGGGGAAATCGAGGTTGCGCGCATCCATCTGCCGAAGATCGGTGACGTGATCCAGCTTCATCCGCTGCACCTTGGCGATGGCCTTCTGCAGCATCTCTTCGCTGAAATCGATTCCCGTCACCTGCATATCGGGCTTGTAATGCTCCAGCGACAGGCCGGTGCCGACCCCGACTTCGAGAACGCTTCCCGGTCGGGTGTTGATATGCTCCACCGTCTTGCGCCTGCCGAGATTGGTGACGGCGCCGAAGGTATTATCATAGACCGGGGCCCAACGGGAATAAGAGGTTTGAACGGCGTCGATATCCATGTCTGTTCCTTATCGGCCTGAAGGACGTTTCTTGTCGATACCCGCCCAGATAACCATCCCGATATAACCAAGGCAAAGCGCGATCAGCGTGATCCAGGCAAAGGTCAAAAGCGCGGCACCTATAATGGCGACCCCGA
This region of Paracoccus saliphilus genomic DNA includes:
- a CDS encoding class I SAM-dependent methyltransferase; the encoded protein is MDIDAVQTSYSRWAPVYDNTFGAVTNLGRRKTVEHINTRPGSVLEVGVGTGLSLEHYKPDMQVTGIDFSEEMLQKAIAKVQRMKLDHVTDLRQMDARNLDFPDNHFDTVAAMHVLSVVPEPERVMVEIARVCKPGGKVVITNHFARTEGVLARLERAFAPLSNTIGWHSDFEMDTVLQEEELVLEEQRSLPPLGMMTLLVLGKVAAG